The Tripterygium wilfordii isolate XIE 37 chromosome 17, ASM1340144v1, whole genome shotgun sequence genome has a window encoding:
- the LOC119981767 gene encoding persulfide dioxygenase ETHE1 homolog, mitochondrial-like, translating into MILRMNLNRLSICTHSLSPRISSWTTSSLAAKTGYLKSPSRMAYSAPSGAAYTTSSGEASPLKDNKLLFRQLFEKESSTYTYLLADVAHPDKPALLIDPVDKTVERDLSLVKELGLKLIYAINTHVHADHVTGTGLLKTKFPGVKSVISRASNSKADLHIEAGDKIYFGGLFLEVRATPGHTLGCVTYVTGDGPDQPQPRMAFTGDALLIRGCGRTDFQGGSSEQLYKSVHSQIFTLPKDTFIFPAHDYKGFTVSTVGEEILYNPRLTKDGETFKNIMENLNLPYPKMIDVAVPANMVCGLQDLSAKNVEAMAN; encoded by the exons ATGATACTTCGAATGAATTTGAATCGACTCTCCATCTGCACTCACTCGCTCTCGCCAAGAATTTCTTCGTGGACTACGAGCTCTCTAGCGGCAAAGACAGGCTACCTGAAATCACCATCGCGAATGGCGTATTCTGCTCCATCTGGTGCTGCCTATACGACGTCTTCAGGGGAGGCGTCGCCTTTGAAGGATAATAAGCTCTTGTTTCGTCAACTGTTCGAGAAGGAATCGTCTACCTACACGTATTTGCTGGCAGACGTGGCTCACCCCGATAAGCCTGCTCTG TTGATTGATCCAGTTGACAAGACTGTAGAGAGGGACCTCTCCCTCGTGAAAGAGCTAGGATTGAAGCTAATTTATGCTATAAACACTCATGTTCATGCTGACCATGTCACTGGTACTGGTCtgttgaag ACTAAGTTTCCTGGTGTAAAATCTGTGATATCAAGAGCtagcaattcaaaagctgaTCTTCATATTGAAGCTGgtgataaaatatattttggtggTCTGTTTCTTGAG gttCGTGCTACTCCTGGACATACTCTAGGTTGTGTGACATATGTTACTGGAGATGGCCCTGATCAGCCCCAACCAAGGATGGCTTTCACGGGTGATGCCTTACTGATACGTGGGTGCGGGAGAACTGATTTTCAG GGAGGAAGTTCTGAGCAACTCTATAAATCAGTGCATTCGCAG ATTTTCACGCTGCCCAAGGATACTTTCATCTTTCCTGCTCATGATTACAAGGGATTCACC GTTAGCACCGTAGGTGAGGAGATACTGTATAATCCAAGGCTTACAAAGGATGGG GAAACATTCAAGAATATCATGGAAA ATCTAAACCTCCCGTATCCAAAAATGATTGATGTAGCTGTTCCTGCAAAT